A window of the Triticum aestivum cultivar Chinese Spring unplaced genomic scaffold, IWGSC CS RefSeq v2.1 scaffold102267, whole genome shotgun sequence genome harbors these coding sequences:
- the LOC123172336 gene encoding uncharacterized protein isoform X2, protein MTLIDFIELSDDNIIDLSSDEETVQEDQIATQHRAMLFYKQGVFVLAGEGSRGVQAVFVAAGEGSQDVQAVFVASSEGRQEASEPGHALEATASSMIMEEAPLVATSQGSQDVQAVSVAASEVRQDGQVVFVAAREGRQEASEHGHALEATALSLVTEKPPVDTVVLALPHAGSPNCLRSPTSTPFAGLTSTTPKALTSEGGDTKLVRAKVKRPRKNHHTGTPKAVTSEGGDLKLVRLETKHPKKKNHTEKPPLGTAVLALQHAESPICPCTSAPFPGLTCTSPKALSSEGGDANLFIS, encoded by the exons ATGACCTTAATAGATTTCATAGAGCTGAGTGACGATAATATTATTGACTTGAGCAGCGATGAGGAGACTGTTCAAGAGGATCAGATTGCAACTCAACACCGGGCGATGTTGTTTTATAAGCAGGGTGTGTTTGTCCTAGCTGGTGAAGGAAGCCGAGGGGTGCAGGCCGTGTTTGTTGCAGCTGGTGAAGGAAGTCAAGATGTGCAGGCCGTGTTTGTTGCATCCAGTGAAGGAAGGCAAGAGGCTTCTGAGCCCGGACATGCTTTGGAAGCTACCGCATCGTCCATGATTATGGAGGAAGCACCTCTTGTTGCAACTAGTCAAGGAAGTCAAGATGTGCAGGCTGTGTCTGTTGCAGCTAGTGAAGTAAGGCAAGATGGGCAGGTTGTGTTTGTTGCAGCTAGGGAAGGGAGGCAAGAGGCTTCTGAGCACGGACATGCTTTGGAAGCTACCGCATTGTCCTTGGTTACGGAAAAACCACCTGTTGATACGGTTGTGCTCGCTCTCCCACATGCTGGATCACCGAATTGTCTTCGCTCTCCAACATCAACGCCATTCGCCG GCCTGACTTCCACCACTCCGAAGGCTCTGACGTCTGAAGGTGGCGACACAAAGCTGGTGAGAGCAAAGGTGAAACGTCCTAGGAAGAACCACCATACCGGCACTCCTAAAGCTGTGACTTCTGAAGGTGGCGACTTAAAGCTCGTGAGACTGGAGACGAAACATCCTAAGAAGAAGAACCATACAGAAAAACCACCTCTTGGTACGGCTGTCCTCGCTCTCCAACATGCTGAATCGCCGATTTGTCCTTGCACATCAGCGCCATTCCCCG GCCTAACTTGCACCAGCCCGAAGGCTCTGTCCTCAGAAGGTGGCGACGCAAATCTG TTCATCTCATAG
- the LOC123172336 gene encoding uncharacterized protein isoform X1 encodes MTLIDFIELSDDNIIDLSSDEETVQEDQIATQHRAMLFYKQGVFVLAGEGSRGVQAVFVAAGEGSQDVQAVFVASSEGRQEASEPGHALEATASSMIMEEAPLVATSQGSQDVQAVSVAASEVRQDGQVVFVAAREGRQEASEHGHALEATALSLVTEKPPVDTVVLALPHAGSPNCLRSPTSTPFAGLTSTTPKALTSEGGDTKLVRAKVKRPRKNHHTGTPKAVTSEGGDLKLVRLETKHPKKKNHTEKPPLGTAVLALQHAESPICPCTSAPFPGLTCTSPKALSSEGGDANLVSGKVKHRRKNY; translated from the exons ATGACCTTAATAGATTTCATAGAGCTGAGTGACGATAATATTATTGACTTGAGCAGCGATGAGGAGACTGTTCAAGAGGATCAGATTGCAACTCAACACCGGGCGATGTTGTTTTATAAGCAGGGTGTGTTTGTCCTAGCTGGTGAAGGAAGCCGAGGGGTGCAGGCCGTGTTTGTTGCAGCTGGTGAAGGAAGTCAAGATGTGCAGGCCGTGTTTGTTGCATCCAGTGAAGGAAGGCAAGAGGCTTCTGAGCCCGGACATGCTTTGGAAGCTACCGCATCGTCCATGATTATGGAGGAAGCACCTCTTGTTGCAACTAGTCAAGGAAGTCAAGATGTGCAGGCTGTGTCTGTTGCAGCTAGTGAAGTAAGGCAAGATGGGCAGGTTGTGTTTGTTGCAGCTAGGGAAGGGAGGCAAGAGGCTTCTGAGCACGGACATGCTTTGGAAGCTACCGCATTGTCCTTGGTTACGGAAAAACCACCTGTTGATACGGTTGTGCTCGCTCTCCCACATGCTGGATCACCGAATTGTCTTCGCTCTCCAACATCAACGCCATTCGCCG GCCTGACTTCCACCACTCCGAAGGCTCTGACGTCTGAAGGTGGCGACACAAAGCTGGTGAGAGCAAAGGTGAAACGTCCTAGGAAGAACCACCATACCGGCACTCCTAAAGCTGTGACTTCTGAAGGTGGCGACTTAAAGCTCGTGAGACTGGAGACGAAACATCCTAAGAAGAAGAACCATACAGAAAAACCACCTCTTGGTACGGCTGTCCTCGCTCTCCAACATGCTGAATCGCCGATTTGTCCTTGCACATCAGCGCCATTCCCCG GCCTAACTTGCACCAGCCCGAAGGCTCTGTCCTCAGAAGGTGGCGACGCAAATCTGGTGAGCGGGAAGGTGAAACATCGTAGGAAGAACTACTGA